A window of Pseudobacteriovorax antillogorgiicola contains these coding sequences:
- a CDS encoding GatB/YqeY domain-containing protein yields MEQIKGDLKDAMKAKDKFKTQVLRMVLSEFNYANTAPNAEGDDQMALKVLSSYHKRLVKSLDDYPEGDRRNDIQKEVALVALYLPAKVGAREVEAAIDKLFADTEERQFGVLMKSLMKQFGQKADGKLISTALKKRLGE; encoded by the coding sequence ATGGAACAAATCAAAGGCGATTTAAAGGACGCCATGAAAGCTAAGGACAAGTTTAAAACACAAGTACTAAGAATGGTCCTAAGCGAGTTTAACTACGCCAATACAGCACCAAACGCCGAGGGCGATGATCAGATGGCCCTCAAAGTTCTGAGCTCTTACCACAAGCGTTTAGTGAAGTCCCTCGATGACTATCCAGAGGGAGATCGCCGCAATGATATTCAAAAAGAGGTCGCGCTGGTCGCCCTCTATCTGCCAGCTAAAGTTGGGGCTAGAGAGGTTGAAGCGGCGATTGACAAGCTCTTTGCAGATACAGAAGAGCGGCAGTTCGGTGTTTTAATGAAGTCTCTCATGAAGCAATTTGGTCAGAAGGCTGATGGCAAGCTCATCAGCACAGCCCTTAAGAAGAGGCTCGGTGAATGA
- the cysQ gene encoding 3'(2'),5'-bisphosphate nucleotidase CysQ — MRETLEAIALRAGQEIMRFYPISEEQIQGKADGSPVTSADLAAHQIIIEQLTKISDFPIVSEESFDPGLYPPQASRFWLVDPLDGTKDFIRGTDHFTVNIALIEEGVATVGVVYAPVSDDVYSAYQGGAFKNGAKIHTSPVNPEMIGAISHFHKGDEVDAFFIRNQIEVKEAIGSSLKFCLLAEGVIDIYPRLSPTSEWDTAAGQAVAEAAGCQVIDLETGKPLRYGTLPILNSNFIAAKPGITWV, encoded by the coding sequence ATGAGGGAGACCCTTGAAGCGATTGCATTGCGGGCTGGCCAAGAGATTATGAGATTCTACCCCATCTCTGAAGAGCAAATTCAGGGCAAAGCCGATGGTTCACCGGTGACATCTGCTGATCTTGCAGCCCACCAAATCATTATTGAGCAACTAACAAAAATCTCGGACTTTCCTATTGTTAGCGAAGAGAGTTTTGATCCAGGTCTCTATCCCCCACAAGCATCTCGATTTTGGCTGGTCGATCCCCTAGATGGAACCAAAGACTTTATCCGTGGTACTGACCATTTTACGGTTAATATTGCCTTGATCGAAGAGGGAGTGGCTACGGTCGGGGTGGTCTATGCTCCCGTGAGTGATGACGTCTATAGTGCCTATCAGGGGGGGGCCTTTAAAAACGGGGCAAAAATTCATACAAGCCCTGTCAACCCAGAGATGATTGGAGCCATCAGTCATTTCCATAAGGGTGATGAGGTGGATGCCTTTTTTATTCGCAATCAGATTGAAGTGAAAGAGGCAATTGGCTCGTCTCTTAAGTTTTGCTTGTTGGCAGAAGGAGTGATTGACATCTATCCTAGGCTCAGTCCCACATCCGAATGGGATACTGCGGCAGGGCAAGCTGTAGCTGAAGCCGCTGGTTGCCAGGTGATCGATCTGGAAACGGGGAAGCCCTTGCGGTATGGGACTTTACCCATTTTAAACTCCAATTTTATCGCGGCGAAGCCAGGAATTACTTGGGTATAG
- the rpmG gene encoding 50S ribosomal protein L33: MAKGKNNRELIRLVSSAGTGYFYTTSKKRAREKLQLKKYDPKVKKHVLFKEAKIK, encoded by the coding sequence ATGGCAAAAGGTAAGAATAACAGAGAACTCATCCGATTGGTTTCCTCTGCAGGAACAGGATACTTCTACACAACTTCTAAGAAGCGCGCTCGTGAGAAGCTGCAACTCAAGAAGTATGACCCAAAAGTCAAGAAGCACGTCCTATTCAAGGAAGCAAAAATTAAGTAA